TGCGCTTGGTGGATCTGAGACATCTCGTCGACTATTGCCTGCCTCTCCCCCATCGCCACTTCCAGAAGCTGCTTGTAGACATACAGCAGCTCCTCGAGGTTGTCGCGCAACGCGGCCTCGTCCAGCGAAGCTTCACTCAAAACGTCTTCCATGCAGGAACGGCAATCCAGATCCAACTGACCGATCACCTCC
The window above is part of the Pseudomonas prosekii genome. Proteins encoded here:
- a CDS encoding flagellar protein FliT, encoding MSLVLQRIEHTRVALVSALADRNWEVIGQLDLDCRSCMEDVLSEASLDEAALRDNLEELLYVYKQLLEVAMGERQAIVDEMSQIHQAQNAAKVYHLFG